Proteins from one Cryptomeria japonica chromosome 4, Sugi_1.0, whole genome shotgun sequence genomic window:
- the LOC131031419 gene encoding vacuolar iron transporter homolog 1-like: MDEKVPSLRVSQMEAKELKKIIDEFGEAIVEEFVHSMRENSSVVITIPPENEDQKSIDIQQRGQWLRAAVLGANDGLVTTASLMMGVGAVQKDSKTMVMSGLAALVAGACSMAIGEYVSVQTQRDAELSNLKREKQSRDPASPVVLSKEEKKGLPNPTLAAFASALAFAVGAALPLLSAAFIVDYVIRVSVVSGVSTLVLVVFGAIGAHFGRSSVWKGSLRVLIGGWLAMLVTYGLLRFFKATTGV, encoded by the coding sequence ATGGACGAGAAAGTACCAAGCCTCCGCGTTTCTCAAATGGAAGCAAAGGAGTTGAAGAAAATCATAGATGAATTCGGAGAAGCTATTGTGGAGGAATTCGTGCATTCAATGCGTGAAAATTCAAGCGTTGTGATTACAATACCTCCGGAGAATGAAGACCAGAAAAGCATAGATATCCAGCAAAGAGGACAATGGCTGCGCGCCGCCGTTCTAGGAGCAAATGACGGCCTGGTCACCACCGCCTCGCTTATGATGGGTGTCGGCGCAGTACAAAAGGACTCAAAAACGATGGTGATGTCTGGACTGGCGGCGCTGGTGGCGGGCGCCTGTAGCATGGCTATCGGCGAGTACGTTTCCGTACAAACGCAGCGAGATGCTGAGCTGTCCAACCTGAAGAGAGAAAAGCAAAGCAGAGATCCTGCTTCTCCAGTTGTGTTATCCAAGGAAGAAAAAAAGGGGCTTCCAAACCCTACTCTGGCGGCTTTTGCATCGGCCTTGGCATTTGCTGTTGGAGCAGCTTTGCCTTTGCTCTCTGCTGCTTTTATTGTTGACTATGTTATTAGGGTTTCAGTTGTGTCTGGAGTTTCGACATTGGTTCTTGTTGTGTTTGGCGCCATTGGAGCTCATTTTGGGCGGTCGTCTGTGTGGAAAGGGAGTTTAAGAGTTTTGATTGGAGGATGGCTTGCCATGTTGGTGACTTACGGTTTGCTGAGGTTCTTTAAGGCTACTACAGGAGTGTAA